In Gadus chalcogrammus isolate NIFS_2021 chromosome 1, NIFS_Gcha_1.0, whole genome shotgun sequence, one DNA window encodes the following:
- the LOC130392090 gene encoding transmembrane protease serine 12 gives MDCRAFLKILCVIIIFAKVSSHGCGKRSLVARPGGSRIVGGREAPIGAWPWLVSIQIKARHLCGGTILNSLWVLTATHCFRNYPTASHRYFKVVAGLDVLSTPGEHSQSRSVHRLRVHERFSAATFDNDVALVRLASPWTFDDYVQPVCTPNNLTHELGLNLSLCFVTGWGSVSYNGVGVDRLQEAEVEIIHTSRCNQADWYNGVISDNMICAGSEEGAVDTCQGDSGGPLQCYSEDEDSFYVAGVTSFGEKCGLPHRPGVYAQTSRFSTWLERTQADASSAPPRRLATAASITLLGTILMLV, from the exons ATGGATTGTAGGGCATTTCTGAAGATCCTTTGTGTGATCATTATATTTGCTAAAGTTTCATCGCACG GCTGTGGGAAACGGAGCCTGGTTGCCCGGCCGGGTGGATCGCGCATCGTTGGGGGTCGGGAGGCCCCCATTGGGGCCTGGCCCTGGCTGGTGAGCATCCAGATCAAGGCGAGGCACCTCTGTGGGGGAACGATCCTCAACAGTCTCTGGGTGCTCACAGCAACTCACTGCTTCAGAAATTACCC CACTGCCAGCCACAGATACTTCAAGGTGGTGGCCGGATTAGACGTGCTCTCCACGCCGGGAGAACACTCTCAGAGCCGGTCCGTGCACAGACTGAGAGTGCACGAGCGTTTCAGCGCGGCGACGTTCGACAACGACGTGGCCCTGGTGCGTCTGGCCTCTCCTTGGACCTTCGACGACTACGTGCAGCCCGTCTGCACCCCCAACAACCTGACCCACGAGCTGGGGCTCAACCTCAGCCTCTGCTTCGTCACGGGGTGGGGGAGTGTTTCGTATAATG GTGTGGGCGTGGACAGACTGcaagaggcggaggtggagatCATCCACACCTCAAGGTGTAACCAGGCGGATTGGTACAACGGTGTCATCTCAGACAACATGATCTGTGCCGGGTCAGAGGAAggggctgtggatacgtgtcaG GGGGACAGCGGTGGGCCTCTGCAGTGCTACAGTGAAGACGAGGACAGCTTCTACGTGGCCGGGGTGACCAGCTTCGGGGAGAAGTGTGGCCTGCCTCACCGACCAGGGGTGTACGCCCAGACCAGCAGGTTCAGCACCTGGCTGGAGAGAACCCAGGCAGACGCCTCTTCTGCACCGCCACGTCGCCTAGCAACAGCTGCCTCCATCACACTCCTCGGCACGATTTTGATGCTAGTCTGA